From the Jilunia laotingensis genome, the window TCCGTTACTTGCGGTTATCCAATGCCTTCAAGAAGCCTTGTATCGCCTCTTGCTGATAAGGACAATGCTTCTCAGCAAGCTATTTTAGCATTTTTGCAAAAAGTGATAGCAATCAAAATAAGCAAAACGCAAGCATATTGGCAGCAAATATCCGTTTTTGAAAACAATATAACAATTTCTCGAATTATCGAAAATGGCGTTTACGAACCTTATGATAAGCTTTCCGCAATATGGATGGACAGGAGGCTTGCGTGATGAGCGCCGCACTCCCCACAAGGCATAAGACGGTGCAGACGACCGATGCTTCAAAGCCGAAGGTCCCACCGTTCAAGAGGTTATCCCCATTGGGATATGCCAGACGGAAAAGCGAACGCATGTCATGGCTCCCGCTCACTCCGAAGCCTAGAACCGGTCCTTGAATCCAGTTCCAGAACCAATGGAGAGCTATGGAGAACGAAAGGTTGCGCGTATGGACATAATTCACACTGAAAAGAATCCCTACAAGGAACAGATTGAAGTACGACAGGTAACTTATGCCGGCATTGTTCCGGTGGAAGAAGACGAATATGGCACTGCTTATGACCACAGCCGCATACTTGTTCATGGATGTTGTCAGCACGTTAATGCAATAGCCTCTATAGGTGATCTCTTCCTTGACGGCCACAACGAGATAGAAGATAAAACTTAGCAACAAAGACCGGCCGTCAAACCGGATGGCATTGATGTTGACTTGATTGGAAACGGCCAGGAAAGCGAAGCCGCCCGAATAGATTGCTACGGCCCACATTATGCCGGACACGAAAGAATGAAAATGATTGCGTAGCGATAGACCGATCACCGAAAACGGGCGTTTGTTGACGAAACGCATCATAAACCATATCGTGAAAACAGTAGAGGCAAAGCCGCACAAATAGTTTATTCGCACTCCCATAAGCTGCAAGGAGAGATAATCACTTAATAGGCCACGAAGCAATCCGGTCAAGATGGCCGAAAGGAAGAAAAAAGCAAGCAAGTTAAAACCTGCGGACAGGTATTTGCAATTACTCATGTATCTCATGACGAAAGAATAAAGCTTGTATAAATTGAGTTTGGCATGGCCAAAGGGGCAGTATGTTTTCTTTACGGTTGCATACGGAATAGATACAATACATTTGACCCTATGATTAACGGGAACAAAGTTACGGAAATATTTTGTACGACAGTTTTTTTCATGTAGAGAATGTGAATCAGAGATGGTTAAAACAGTCATACAGATACTGATGGCAATAAGTATCTCCGTCATTTATATGGAATGCATGAAGGAAAGTGCCCATCCTCGCCCATCGTCACTCCGACACTTTTTATGATTAAGAACTTGTTTAAATTTTGATCAGCTTTGTTCCCGAGATTTCTTTTTGAGGATATTTTCTATTTTTATTTTATAAGGAGCGTAGCGGACTATGTGACGCATAGAATTGGGAAAACAGACCGAAAGGAGAATCAAAAGAAACATCAGTTGAGTAAGTGACTCACCCAATCAACTGTTGAGCTAAATAAATTATCTCATTAGAAACTGAATGAAATACTGTTTGAGGAAAAGCTGAACAGGCTTTAAGCATTGTTATTTGTTTTAGTTGCCTTGCATTTAAGACACTCCTTTCCGGAGCTACTTTTCCTGTGTCCGTCTTATGGGAGTAGAGTCCCGAATGGCTGTTTGTCGATTTTATTCCCGCCGTTTTTTAATCATGGGGAAATGTATGAATAATTCCATAAGTACTGAAACAGAATTAATTGATAATATCGATGTCTTACGAAAGTTATCAAATACAGATATTCTCAACACTACAATGCCGATTGTGTTTGGAACATATTGATAACTAATTACTATGTACTGCTTATTAAGCAGTAATTATGACTGGTTGTATTCTGTATCGACTATTCGAAAATAAAATCAAGGGTAATGAAGAAGATTATTTAATCATCTCTATTACCCTTGATTTGTTATTCGATTACAGAGGATTCTTTCCAAAGTAGAGAGGAAGGAATAACTCCTTCTCTGTATTTTCCCTCCTTCGGCAATTATCTACCGAAGAAGGGGATTAGGGAATCAGAAACTTTTGGAATTTTCACCTCTTTGAGTCTCAACTGGCTTAATTTATACTTGGAGTGTACCATTTAAAACTACCACCTGCTTCTTTATATTTGGCAGCTTCAGCAGCATCAGCCGGTTTCTCCATTACTGTAGTAGTAAATATACCACCAACGAGGATTGTACCATTATTCGTAATAGATACTCCCTTGAATGTAAATTGATTACCGGTTGTAATATGCATTGTGGCTTTTTCATTAACTGTCAGGCTTTCAGTCACGACTACACCATCAGCGCTTGTTCCTCCTTTGATTTGAATGACATATGGTGATGTTGCACCTTCTTTGCCGACAGTCATGGAAGTGAACTGCCTGCCTGTGCCAGTCGGGAATGAATAAGTGCTGGTTGCGTCAACATCCAATACGATGCTGGTTGTGGCAGCAGCTACGGCTGACAAATCTACAGTACCTGATTTTTGGATGATCAGTTTATTGAACTTGTCACCTGACAGTACTTTGAATTTATTATTACTCCAGTCACCTTGTTCGTCATCTGCCACGTATGTGATGATACCGGCTTTATCTTCTGTACCGATTCTAAGCTCTGCATCACGCTTTTCAATTACGATTTCTCCGTCTTCATTATCCGAAATATAAGTGTATATCGCGTTTTCGCCAACTGTCATGCCTGCTACATTGACAAATGTACCACCAGACTGACACACGATACCATAGTTATTTGTTACCGTTCCGGTGTTTTTGAACTCGCCACCTGCAATTTCAATCTGGCCATTGTTCGTAATTATACCAGCGTTAGTACCCTTTGTAATAAAAGACTTACCGGCATTTACTGTCAATGTTGACTTAGCTTCCGTTACCAATGATGTCACAGTCACATTTGCATCTACTTCAACAGAACCCACTTTGTCAGGGTTCTCTGATTTTGCCAAAGCCTTATTATTCAATGCAGTTATTGTAATTGCAGCATCTCCGCTTACCTTAACAGAAGCGTAGTTATCAACGGTTCCAACAGTTGCATTAATGTTCATCTGGGCAGTAGATACTGCGTTCTCATATGCAGCAGTGGCAGGTACGCCATTATGGACAGTGGCGGTAAGTGCAGTAGCGATATTCAAAGTACCTACATTGTAAATTTCATCTGTTGTAATTGCTGCAATTGGAGCTTCGCTATCTTTTATGGTCAAAACACCCTTATTCAGGATACCTTTATTGAAGTCTTTGCTTACTACTTGAGTAGCACCTTCTGAGATGATAGCAGAAGTGTTATCACCAAATGTAAGAACTTCCAAAGCGTCTGTTCCTGTAATGTTTTTGGAAATAGTCAAAGATTTAGCATTAGCTGCCTTAACTGTCAATTTCACATAAGGATACTTTTTCAAGATGTCGTAAGCATCTTTGGACAATTCAACACCGTCCCCGGTAATAATACCTGTAAGTCCAACTGGACTCGCTTCTGTACCAACCTGTTGTGAAACTTCACGGTATCCTAGAAAATCATCCAAATCAGCGGTTGTAGCAATTTTCATTTCCGTAGGAACAACGATTGCCTCTTCGGTGAAGCTGATGGCGATCGAACTGAAGTCGTTAGCTTTCATGGAAGCGAATGATTCATCTGCAGCTAACTCTTTGTAGCCTTGATTTGCTGCTTCTGGAGTGGTATCAATGCCTTTTTGTGCCAAAGCAACGGTCAAGACAGGGGTATCTGTAGTCCCGGCTGTTTCAAAAGCATCTCTGGAAAAATTCCATTTGTATTTTCCAGCTTTCAAAGGTGCAGTTACTGTACCTTTGTTGGTATAGATCACTACTTGGAGCTTTTCACATGCATTTGCAGTAGTGATTGCCGGTACTACCATATACGCTGCTGTGGATTTATTGCTGGCAAGCGTCACATCAGGGAAGCGCAATGAAATCTTGTTTGCAGCATCAGCTGTAGAACTCAAGAAGCTACCGGTATAAAGAGGATTATTGTGGAAAGCGTCTTCTTTTTCAGTCGCTGTAGCATTATTGTACACGTTGAAAACGGCAGCAATATTTGAACCAGCAGTTGCTGTTTCATCATTTAATTTAAATTCCTTCGAACTTATACCGTTTTCAACATCTAACTCACCAGCAAGTGCCAATATGGCATCACCCGATGCAGTAGTTGTATTTTCCAATGAAATCTTTCTGATTTCAACAGACTTACTAGCATCCATATTGGTGATCTTAAAGGCGGGAGTTGCATGTGCAGCAACTAGGTTCATATCCAATTCCGTGGCTGTCGCACCAGTTGCATCCGCCTCCATTGGTACATAACCAAAAAATATCTGATTATCTTTTACTGCTTGGTATTTAGTAACTTCCTTTGAACCTTCAGCGTAAGCTTTTTGTTCCGCATCAATCACCCACTTCATTCCGTCACGGGCTGCAGTTACCTTACCGTTCTTGAATGGCATGTAAGTGAAATAATTACCTTCAACCAACGATGCCGGGCTGGTCCAATTACCGTTTGCATCTCTGGTAAATGGATAATTTGTCCAAACTGCGTTCTTTAAAGTGTATCTATCAGTAAACGCTGAAGCATCTATATCATATACCTCGTCCATCAATGCCAAACCGAACTGTTCGCCTTCGGTATACTTACTCGATCCGTCTGTGGCATCTATGGCACGAGTATTTGCATTTCCGTCCACAAATGTGACATTTCCGATAACCGGACGATCACCTAGCGGGTTATTAACCCTTGAACTTTCGTATTGCTCATCAGAGCAAGCTACGAATACCATCGGCAGCGCAAGCGCTGCTAAAATGTGTTTTGTTTTCATTTCTTTATTTCCTTAGTTTAATATTCGATTAGAAATATCGGATAGATTCCAATGCTACTGCCAGCTACAAGAAATTTATCCGATAGATGTTTATTAATTAGCCCTTTGCTTTTAGAAAGGTCCTCCTTGATCAGGAACATTGGGATCTGTAGCTGTTGCAGCGAACCCTCTCTCTACTTCTACCTCCACGATTTCCACCTCTGGAGCCACGTAATTCATTTCCATTTCCATACTTACAATAATTTAAAAAGTTAATAATATAAATTGGTTAAATAATGACGCTTTTTGGGGAGGGGAACGCGGGATTCCATCCTCCATACGGGGGGCAAAGTAAGAAATAAATTTTCTAAGTAGATTTGGAGGGCGGGGGGCTGGGAATTATATGCTTACAATGGGAATCTTTAGCTTTCCGAGTAAAGTAGAATTTATGAGAGCAAAGAGCATTGGTTATTACATGTCCTATCTTAACCGCATAGTGTCTAAATAAGATTCGTATGGACACACAATTTTATCTGTTACCTCTAGGTAACTGATTGAAGAACCCTGCTTTATTTGAAGAAAGGTTGGCGGGGTAGATAACGGAACTTGCCGTATCCATGATATGATTTTCTATATTGCCATGTCTCGATTGGACATGGCAATACAGATCGATAACATTTCAGGCGGTTTCTGCCTGAAATGTGATTCTTATCCTAATCGCAGGGAACAAAAACGATCAATGTTTATAATTTTTCTATCGCCTCGGCGGAAAGGCCGGTTATCTGCACGACCTGGTCCACGGGAAGTCCTGAGCCCAACAGTTTCTTGGCGATTTCTATCTTTTCCATTTGTTTGCCTTTTTCCATTCCCTCTTCCATCCCTTTTTCCATCCCCTCCTTCCTAGCCGTCACGATTGCGTTGTTGATGTCCCTGTACGCCTTCACGCTGTCCTCGTACAGGCTCAATTCCTGGGGAGAAAACCTGGCAATCTCCGCGGCCTGAAACATATGCTCGAAGACACGCTCCTGCAAGGCGGCCGGACGTTCAAGAAGGCGGGAGAGGTTCTTGATTACGAACATCCATTTGTCGAACATGCTTTCCAGTTCATGCTCGCCCTTCATGAACTTGGGCATTTCAAGGTAGATGAAAGTCAGCTTGTCATAAAAGATGCTCTTGCGCTCGACATCCATCAGCAT encodes:
- a CDS encoding CPBP family intramembrane glutamic endopeptidase; translated protein: MSNCKYLSAGFNLLAFFFLSAILTGLLRGLLSDYLSLQLMGVRINYLCGFASTVFTIWFMMRFVNKRPFSVIGLSLRNHFHSFVSGIMWAVAIYSGGFAFLAVSNQVNINAIRFDGRSLLLSFIFYLVVAVKEEITYRGYCINVLTTSMNKYAAVVISSAIFVFFHRNNAGISYLSYFNLFLVGILFSVNYVHTRNLSFSIALHWFWNWIQGPVLGFGVSGSHDMRSLFRLAYPNGDNLLNGGTFGFEASVVCTVLCLVGSAALITQASCPSILRKAYHKVRKRHFR
- a CDS encoding Rpn family recombination-promoting nuclease/putative transposase; the encoded protein is MPTNNYSGEERFVNPYTDFGFKKLFGTDMNKELLISFLNALFGDEQHVCDLTYLNNEHLGSYGGERRAIFDVYCENDKGEKFIVEMQNVYQQFFKDRSVFYSTFPIREQAKRGDWDFELTAVYTVGILNFVFDEDRYSPDCYHHKVMLMDVERKSIFYDKLTFIYLEMPKFMKGEHELESMFDKWMFVIKNLSRLLERPAALQERVFEHMFQAAEIARFSPQELSLYEDSVKAYRDINNAIVTARKEGMEKGMEEGMEKGKQMEKIEIAKKLLGSGLPVDQVVQITGLSAEAIEKL